ataatataataaaataatagttttagaTAGTGCTTTAGTACTTTTACATAATCACCCTTTTCCTTTAATTTTGGGGAGCGAATTTACATTGCATTTCAAATTTATACTATTTGAAATCAATCTCTCTCTATTAATTACAACTCTCTTTcccaaaaataattattatcgGATCTTTAAAGTCATGCATAATTAATCTTGAACTAATGAAGTATGTACGCTTATTGCATAATGTCATTAGTTAAGATATTTAAATTGTAAATTTATACggtatatattttattatacgcATTAATATCAAGTGCCATAATATATTATGGGGTCTAGAATTATTATTATGAACTACTAATCGATATATTATAATATGgtgtaatatattaattaatattaataatatgtaTTTGTATTACTGTTGTATAAAGTTATTATTATGGATtaataatattatgaattattaATGTTGCAAATAATATACCGTATATGATgctattataattaataatatgaaATATCATAGTTTTACATATTGtaatattatgaatttttataaattgataATCTACTTATTACTATAAGTTATTACCAAAACTTGCTAGATTAGGCAAATAGTGGGAAAAATTGAAGATTCAATCAAACAACTAGACATATGTTTGATCTGAGCTTAGATTTATCAATTTAACTTAAATTGAAAATTCAATTAGAAATAAAATTGATTGATTCAAATTGATTGGTTGGGGACTCATTAGATCAGTTGGGAAAAATAAACGATTGGATATTCTATCGATCAATaggatttaaaaattataaatatgtaaATTGATATTAGATATTAAttgattataatattaatattgaaccaaaaattttataaacaaaggAGAATAGTTGGACATAtggtttaaaaaataaattttaatataaaaaatattgaaaatgtgaatatataaactaaaaagttaataaaaagtaagcaaatattcgTTTTCCACAATATATTAGTGATCTTACTTTTAATTAGAAACatcttactatttttttattccatTTCCACCTCCTTAATTGAATCACCTCTAAGAATAATATACTATACCAAGGTCATGTTtgtttgacggaaaagtaaagttgacaaaaaaaaattcctaaataATTGAATCATAGGAATAAGATTTCTATCAACTTTCTTTTCATGTGATTGGAAAATTATCAAACTAGAAAAAAGAACATCTTAAAAAAATTGGGAATCAGAATcttgaaaaatattactactatccTTAGAAATATTCTAATTACCATCTGATTCCAAGATtatagaatttaattaaaaaccactgatcaattgaaaatatataaatgagaTATAACTGTTAAATGAAATATATACTGATTAGTACATATACTACATGCATTAATTAGTACTACCTCCTTCTTCTCATTTAAGatttacacattttttttagtttggcTCACCTAAGATGTCCACTTTttacatttataataaaaatggaCCGAACAAGAGTAGTtatcattatatatatttatattatatacttAGTACACATATTAATAATTATTGTATattctataaaattattaatttatattttgaaaagtAATTGATAACATCAAAATATGATAGGGTACTAATCATATAAAAGttgtaatttaatataattttaaacaattaaatgtgatataataataataataataataattattattatttattaatgctTTTGCTATTGTCCTAGACTTTATTATACTGTCATAACATTATCTTTTAAATCATCattaatttcaaatattaactttgtatTTTACTTTGTATCATtagatttatattaatttatcatatattattagtattactaatatataattattagtgCAAAACGTGACACTACACTTTAGACATGTACATTAAAaggaatttaaatatttaagttaTAATATTATGTTATACTACATGTACTTAATATTGTTAgttctttttaaaattaaaaatctgaaaaaataaggaaagaattATTAAGTGTAAAGCGTACGTAAGTAAGTACATTTTATTGAAGGCTAAGGAAAATATTGTTGGATAAATTAAGGTAAGGGGTAGCATAGTCTTGAAAATTTTGATACTTTCTAAGTTCATTAAATGActcaattttcaaattaaaagtaattatggccggccataatatggccatttagcattaCTCATTATGCAAAATGAGTAACTTAGTAGTAAGAAATTAGTTTCATGAAATTTGCTATACataagagcgtccactataacgtggacgcggctatagccgcgagcggggcgatggcggggcggaagcggggcggcttatagtgggaagggtgtccgccgCAGGGGTGGATGCGGCGGGTGAGGGGAGGGACGGCGGACGCGGAATcgccgcgtgcggggcgaggatGCGGCTGAGGGTGGCAGAGAGAGAAGGAgtggggctatagccgcggctgtcTATTGCAGTAGCCGCGACAGACGCGGCGGCGCAGCGGTTCCAGAAGGGGGGCGGCGGTGGGAGGGGGCTGTCCGCCCCCTAGAGTAATATGCAtaattgtgaaattaaatggCATGTTGGCGGGACCATTTTTGTAAGAGATGAGATCTAATGATTATTTAGTCAGAGACAAAATACGTCATGCAAAATTAATTGAGACAGCAATGTCCATTTTCTTACTCTTAATTTCACAATTATTAAATCTAATTCCCAATCACAAAAGCCCCCATCCTCCAAACCCAATAAATTCACAATATTCACTAACTCAACCACTTCTTCATTCACCATTCAATTCTCCCACATCTCCGCCGCGACTCCATGTGAAAACCGCCCACATTCCTCCCAAACAGCCTAAAACACCAATGGGCTGCTGTATCAGCACAAATAAATCCACTCCACCTCATAAAACCGGCCACATTCCCTCCTCCACCACTATAAACGGCAGCGTTAGCAAATCGCCGCCCCCGAGCCACCCACTCGCCGAAGACGAAACAGTCAAAGAAGTCCTCTCCGAAACCCCCAAACCCCCAATTCCGATTCCGAATTTCCAGGGCAAGCGTGAGAGCCCTTTCATCAAATCAGCGCCTCTGCTCAAAAACAAGGACCGCCACACCGCCGTCGGCATTAAGCCTCCGTTCACCGCCGATGATCTGTCCGAGGCATCCGAGATCTGCAGCTCTCTCAGCGAGAGCGTCAGCGCTACCACATCCGTCACGGACAGGAGAGCCGAATTGCGGGAGCTACGGCAGCGGTCTCCGGCGAGGTCAAGGAACCGGCCATTCTCCGGCGAGTTGCCTAGAGAGAAAACGGTGGGGAGATCCCCTGCAAGGAGATCCGAGCCCTCGCCGGGTCGGGCCCGACCCGTTCCCGCATCCGGATACGGGAGGAGAAGGGAGAATGGGGAGAGCTCCGGGAGAAGGTCGAGGTCGCCGGTGACGCGCGCGGATCCGGGTCTCGGGCGGGTGCAATCAGCGAGGAGAACGGGTAAGTCACCGGGTCGGGTCGCGCCCGGGTCCGCGGAGAAGGTCCGGAAGTTGGATGGAGGGAAGGAGAGTGGCGGTAGCAAATGGCCACCGACGAATGGGAGCAACGAGTCGCTTGATAACCCGCTTGTGTCCTTGGAGTGTTTCATCTTTCTCTAGTGTAAGGGTGTGATTTTGGAGCTACGGTAGGGGTAGTTTTGGAATTATGTAGAAAGGGCGTGGCCAAAATATGTGATGGTGCTGTAAATAAAAAGTCAAAGGTAACTTgctaattttaatgaattaatcCGTGAGTTGTTGCGGAAATGGCTTCGTCACTTTATTGAATGAACTGTCTTTACTTTTTTCGGATCCGAAAATAATTCTGTAATTGTGTCGTTATTAGTGAGATATACTCATAGATTCAcctttgattttgtttttcatATCATTTCCTGCAATAAAATCTTTCTTTTTTCTGTTTGGCCTTGTCGAGATTTCCTCTCCTAGATGAAATGATGCAAGTCAGCCAGCTTGATTAGAAATTCGTCACATATCATTAGAGAATCGGTAACCCTGGGGCCGCATTCCCTGCCTGGTGACCGGCCCAACGGCGAGTTAAATGGTGCGGGACGTGACGCAATGCGGCCCAGCCCAGGGTTATTTCGtgttcgggccgggccgcaacgaaatttatttattttttattaaattcaatttttttttaaatactactcaatccatccattttcatacacattccACTTCATTTCAACTTCATATCTCTTCTTAGAATTCGAAAAAATGTCTCCTCATAAAAAAGTATTCGAATCTCAAATGTTCCGTTTGTTAGCAGAGGCGGGTAcccggcaatccaagaagaaatcaacaacgaagtaGAACGCAAccaagctgctattcaagcttggaacgaacaacaaatccgggtaccacgtacccggatgtatattcatcgagaccgtgaacaagctgccttgcgttttttcacggattatttctctagagatcagcgatggagtgatcagatgttccgtcgccggttccggatgcggaggcctttgttcCTACGCATTGTCAACGCAGTTGTAGCTTGTGACACGTATTTCTGCCAAACCACCGATGCTGTGGGCCGAcaaagtatatcgacgttgcagaaatgcaaGTTTGCCATTCG
This portion of the Salvia splendens isolate huo1 unplaced genomic scaffold, SspV2 ctg253, whole genome shotgun sequence genome encodes:
- the LOC121789499 gene encoding pre-mRNA-splicing factor CWC22-like, whose amino-acid sequence is MGCCISTNKSTPPHKTGHIPSSTTINGSVSKSPPPSHPLAEDETVKEVLSETPKPPIPIPNFQGKRESPFIKSAPLLKNKDRHTAVGIKPPFTADDLSEASEICSSLSESVSATTSVTDRRAELRELRQRSPARSRNRPFSGELPREKTVGRSPARRSEPSPGRARPVPASGYGRRRENGESSGRRSRSPVTRADPGLGRVQSARRTGKSPGRVAPGSAEKVRKLDGGKESGGSKWPPTNGSNESLDNPLVSLECFIFL